A window of Mycolicibacterium madagascariense genomic DNA:
TGCCGCGGGTCAGGTGCGCTGGATGTGCGCCTGGGACACCACCGAGGCCGACGTCGACGGGTTCGTCACCGCGATCCGCGAGGAACTCGCCCGCGAGGGCTGAGCCGAGGGTGACCGGCGCGGCAGCGTCACGGTGAACGTGCTGCCGGTGCCAGGGCCGTCGCTGTCGGCGGTGATGCTGCCACCGTGCCCGTCGACGAGGGCCTTGGCGATCGCTAGGCCGATGCCCGCGCCGCCATGGCCGCGATCCCGGGCCGCGTCGACGCGGTAGAACCGGTCGAAGACCCACGCCAGATGCTCGGCCGGGATGCCGTCCCCGGTGTCGGACACCGTGACCACGACGTCGTCGTCGGTGGCGCGCGCGGCGACCACGACGGAGCCCCCGCTCGGGGTGTGGCGCAGCGCGTTGTCGAGCAGGTTGGTGAAGACCTGCCCCAGCCGCATCGAATCCGCCCACACGTCGGGCAGATCGGGGGCGAGGCTCGACTGCAGGGCCACGCCCTTGGCCCGATAGCGCGGCGCCAACGCGGTGGTCGCCGTGCCGAGCAGCTCGGACGGCGACACCCGGCGCGCGTCGATGTCGGTGGCGCGGTGCTCGGCGTCCGACAGCGCACCGACGTCGACGCTGAAGCGCGTCAGCCGACGGGACTGGTCGCGCAGCACGGCGATCACCTCGGCGTCCAGCGGCTTGACCCCGTCCTCGAGCGCCTCGAGGTAGGCCTCGAGAACCGCTACGGGAGTGCGGATTTCGTGCGCCAGGTCGGCGAGCATCTGCCTGCGGCCGAGCTCGACGTGGCCGAGGCGGCGCGCCATCGTGTTGAACGCGGTGGCGATCTCGTCGAACTCCCGGCCCAGCCGCGTCGGCGACACCTGCACGTCGTAGTGACCGTCGGCGATGACCGTGGCGGCCTCGGCGAGCTCGCTGGCCGATCGATGCACGCGCCTACTCAGGTACCAGCTCAACGCCAGCGCGGCCACCGCCGACACCGCCAGCGCCGTGCCGACCGACAGCGCGGTCGCCCGCTCGAAGGCCCGCTGATAGGGATGGTCGCCCCTGGCTCCCGGCTGTACGGCCCGGTCCATCAACCGCTGGAACATCGGCGGACCCACGAGCGCGGCGACGACGACCGTGGTCGCGAAGCTGGCCATCACTACGATCGAATTCGCCGCCAGCAGACGCATTCTGATGCCGAAGCGGGCCATCAGCCCCTCCCCATCCGATAGCCCACGCCGCGCACCGTGGTGACGAAGCGGGGCTGGGCGGGATCCTCGCCGAGCTTGCGCCGCAGATGCCCGACGTGCACGTCGACGATGTTGTCGTTGCCGACCCAGTGGTCACCCCAGACGAG
This region includes:
- a CDS encoding sensor histidine kinase codes for the protein MARFGIRMRLLAANSIVVMASFATTVVVAALVGPPMFQRLMDRAVQPGARGDHPYQRAFERATALSVGTALAVSAVAALALSWYLSRRVHRSASELAEAATVIADGHYDVQVSPTRLGREFDEIATAFNTMARRLGHVELGRRQMLADLAHEIRTPVAVLEAYLEALEDGVKPLDAEVIAVLRDQSRRLTRFSVDVGALSDAEHRATDIDARRVSPSELLGTATTALAPRYRAKGVALQSSLAPDLPDVWADSMRLGQVFTNLLDNALRHTPSGGSVVVAARATDDDVVVTVSDTGDGIPAEHLAWVFDRFYRVDAARDRGHGGAGIGLAIAKALVDGHGGSITADSDGPGTGSTFTVTLPRRSPSAQPSRASSSRIAVTNPSTSASVVSQAHIQRT